tttacagaaagaaatgaattaattttgtattaTTGCCAGGAGAAATGAGAGCTCTgatcaagcagaaaaaaaaaccaacctcaTATTTGTTCTCTATGAAAACCAGAGGTGTCCTCTGTGAAATCAAGATAAGCTCAAACACACCTTGATAAGAAACTCTGAGTTGTTTATGCACATAAAAGGTTTAAATCCAGTTCCCACCTTTCCACATCATCCACCCAAAGCTCCTTTTGACTGTGATTGTCACAGTTCTgtcccaaaaccccccaaaatgcgCCTTTTCCTCAGAAAACAGGGAATCAAACCTTGAGTCCGCCCCACTGCCCCACCCACCGgggggtttttgtggggtttattTTCAATCCTGACGGCGAAGGATTCCCACTAAAACACCCAAGGATGTGCCTAAAACACTCAGGATGTGCCTTTCCTTAAATTTGCTGGGATGAGGGAACATCAGCAACTTCTCCCTGGAGATCCTGGAGGTTCCTGGCACGGGGactgtcccagcagctctgtctgGGGGCGTTGTGTCAGGACAGTGCCATTGTCACCAGcgtcaccagtgtcaccagtgccaccaggcTGGGCAGCGCGCGGCTGCCCGCGGCCGTCCTGCGCGCCTGCAGCACCGCGAACACCGCGTTGGTGGCGTTGGTGGGGATCTCCACGTTGCAGATCATGCCTTCACAGCAGGAAACACACTCCTGCTGGGAGAAAAGGGTCGTTAGCTCAGGGTAATTATTGCAGGGTAATTAATTCCAGGTAATTAATTCGGGGGGATTAACTCGGGGGTTTTAAGAGAGAAATGCGTATTTAGTGTCGCAAAGCTGAGCTGAACAGACCCATCCTGGCCAGGGCAGAAGGTGGAGCAGATATGCTAAAAATCATCCTAAAATCCGATATATCCATGAATCAATTCTCCAAATCAGGAGTGCAGCTTTTTCCTGGAGTCACTCATCCCCAGGCGTGTCCCCAAGCTGAGGTGGGATGCCACAGAACCACAATGCAGAAAAGAGAGCTTCCCTTTCTAACGCACCAACTCAAAATCTGCTCTGCAACCTTTCAGGTTTCGGCTTTGGTTAAGCGGAAAAATTCTGACTCTAAAGTCTTTGTTCCCACTCAGTCTTCCCCTCCAGGTTTTGTGGTCGGTGCAGCTTCACATGCTGAATCCACTTTATTTTTGGGTTTCTAGGGCCACCaaagcactgccacagctgaTTTCCAGGAGAAAATTCCAAACCCAGCTCTCTTTAGTAGAAAAACCAAGggaataaattaataaaatgccAATTTTTACCCAATCCAAAGGCACGACAGGTTTTTAAAGCTAaaatccctgcccatggctgagggttggaacaagatgagctttaaggtcccttccaacccaaaccaggctgggagtttataattttatatatatacatatcaatataaaaatatttatattatattatattacattatattatttttaaaaattcacatatataatataaaaaatatatattttatgtatacctctatttatttatatatatataaaaaatacatatttatattcTATATATGTAATTCTATGGAAATGCAGCAGGAGACAGGATGCAGAGTTATTTCATTCCCTCAAAAAACTGTTGGAATCACTGGAATTTtcccagaaaacacagaaatactctGATATTTAATGTGGATATTGCCTGCTTGGTTTTTGGTGTCTGAAATGGTTCATGTTAAAAATACTAGAACTAATATTCACATATTCCTATTTAGGAATTAATAGATAATAttttacagcagaaaataaaattctggtGGCCTATGCTTGATTATTAAGAATAAACTTCCCGCCATCATCCCAAGGCTGGGATGAGCCCAGTTTGGGCTTTTCCCCATGGAACAAAACTCAGTTTTGCCTCGCTTAAGCCTATGGCAAACAGAGGCTTGCAAAACCTCTCTGAGAGCTCAAATCCTGAGCTCCATGCCCTGGGTgcacccaaaaaatcccagcaggGCGTTGTTGGTGTctcctcccaccccagcaggaGTGGGGAAGGAGGAAGTAGGGCTCGGTCCTGGTTCTCCTGCAGaaatcccagtgctcccagtgcagagcaTGCAGAAATCCCACTGTTCCCAGTGCAGAGCATGCAGAAATCCCACTGTTCCCCAGTGCAGAGCATGCAGAAATCCCACTGTTCCCAGTGCAGAGCATGCAGAAATCCCATTGTTCCCAGTGCAGAGCATGCAGAAATCCCATTGTTCCCAGTGCAGAGCATGCAGAAATCCCATTGTTCCCAGTGCAGAGCACGCAGAAATCCCATTGTTCCCCAGTGCAGAGCATGCAGAAATCCCACTGTTCCCAGTGCAGAGCATGCAGAAATCCCACTgttcccagtgcagagcagctcctggcacatCCTCCTGGAAAAACCAGCCCTAGAATGgccacctccagccccaggagcagggcaggggtaGGGCAGGAGTAgggtgggagcagggcaggattAGGGCACTTAAGGAgtagggcaggagcagggcagaaaTGGGGCAGGAGTAAGGCAGGAGCAGAGTATGAGTAGAGCAGGAGCAGAACACAGCAGAGTCACAGCAGGAGTACAGCAGGAATCAGGCAGGAgtagggcaggagcagggcaggagcagagcaggagtaCAGCAGGAatagagcaggagcagagcaggagcagggcatgAGTAAAGCAGAATTAGGACAGGAATAGAGCAGGAGCAGGGTACGAATAGAATACGAGCACGTTAGagaagagcaggagcagggcagagcagagcaggagtaGGGTATGAGTAGAGCAGGAGCATGAGCAGGACACAAGCAGAGCAGGAGTagagcaggaggagggcagagcaggagtaGGGtatgagcagagcaggagcatgAGCAGGACACAAGCAGAGCAGGAGTagagcaggaggagggcagagcaggagtaGGGTATGAGTAGAGCAGGAGTGGAGCAGGACATGAGCAGGACACAAGCAGAGCAGGActagagcaggagcagggcagagcaagAGTAGGGTTTGAGTAGAACAGGAGTAGAGCTGGCATAGAGCAGGAGCATGAGCAGGACACAAGCAGAGCAGGAgtagggcagagcagagcaggagtaGGGTATGAGTAGAGCAGGAgtagagcaggagcaggacacaagcagagcaggagcagggcagagcaggagcagggtaTAAGTAGAGCTGGAGTAGAGCAGGAGCATGAGCAGGACACAAGCAGAGCAGGAgtagagcaggagcagagcaggacatgAGTAGAGCAGGAGTagagcaggaggagggcagAGCCGAGCAGGAGTAGGGTATGAGTagagcaggaggagggcagGACACAAGCAGAGCAGGAGTAGAGCAGGAGCATGAGCAGGACACAAGCAGAGCAGGAgtagagcaggagcagagcaggacacgagcagagcagcagcagggcatgAGTACAGCAGGAgtagagcaggagcagagcaggacacgagtagagcagcagcggggcatGAGTACAGCAGGAGTAGAGCAGGAGCGGAGCAGGACACgagtagagcagcagcggggcatGAGTACAGCAGGAgtagagcaggagcagagcaggacacaagcagagcaggagcagagcaggacatgagtagagcagcagcagggcatgAGTACAGCAGGAgtagagcaggagcagagcaggagtaGAGCAGGAgtagagcaggagcagagcaggagtagagcaggagcagagcaggagcagagcaggagcagagcagaagcagagcaggacatgagtagagcagcagcagggcatgAGTACAGCAGGAgtagagcaggagcagagcaggagtagagcagaagcagagcaggacatgagtagagcagcagcagggcatgAGTACAGCAGGAgtagagcaggagcagagcaggagtagagcaggagcagagcaggagcagagcaggagtagagcaggagcagagcaggacacgagcagagcagcagcagggcatgAGTACAGCAGGAgtagagcaggagcagagctcgCGCAGGCGGCGCAGCGCTGACCGTGTGGCCGCTGTCCCCACGGCGGTGGCAGCCCACCAGGTGACACTCCTCGCCCGTGGCGCATCTCTTGGTGACCGAGGTGCTCTCCCCGCGTGCCGTGAAGAGGTGAGCGGTCAGGCAGTAGCGAGTGcctgcaaaagcagcagcagcagtctgAGTCCCGTTATTGATCCTTTGGAACAGCGTCGCGAGCCTACACACAGCTCAGGAAAACATTCCCCGAAAATGGCTCTACGGAACTGTTTGCGACTTGATCAACAGAGCCCTTAACAAGAAATTATTAATTACTGTGAAGTCTCAGCTGACCCTTCAAACCTCCAGCAAGGCTGCTTTGATTGAAATTGCTAATTAGCACCATCACCCACAcgtttatttttatttctctcctccTTTTGGCAGCGCGCTCCTGTGCGGTTTCAGGTTTGTTTCCTCATTCCTCGGCTTTGCTTCTTCCCCTTTCCCACCGTTCCCGCGAATGTCACCGGGGTGAAAAATGAGGAAACGCTTCCATTCTTTTCTGAGTTTTATCCTCCCCAGCACAGGTGTGATCCCTAGTcaggcaggtcctgctgcccacaAAGAACAGGAAATTTTGGGATGGCATCCAAGGGGAAGGGAATAAAGCTACAGAGGAAattcttcaggtttttttaaacaacattAAATTAACTCTTGGGAAGCACCTCATTGTATAtacacacagagaaacacagatAGCTTATTAATATTGATGTATCATTAAAAATCTCtttgaatattattttttttgttgttatacAAAAGTGGGAGACGgagataaataatttttcactgtTGCTTTACAACCCTGAAGAAAATAAGGCTACAGAGGAAATTCTTCAGGTTTTTTAAACAAGATTAAAATTAACTCCTGCAAAGCACATCATTATATAGATACACAGGGaaacatatatataatatagggtataatataatataatataatataagtACATTAATTATAGGGAATTAACACTGACgcattataaaatattaaaattatttaaaataaggttatattaaaatattaacattCAATTCAATATTAATActtaatttaatattaaaacactaacattattttaaatgtttgcattttttgtcCTATAAAACTGAGAGAGATGGAGATAAAGAATTTTTCACCGTTTCTTTACACTCTGGAATGGCCAAAATTGTCACGCCAGCAGAAATCTCCTGACCCAGCATCACCAAGTACAAAACCGTGCTGGCACATGAATGCCATGAATGAGCCAGGCTCCTCCATGGGGGTGAGTCAGGGAAAAGCAAGTTTAAATATCACAAGGATCTCCTCATCCAGCCTTACTCACTTTCAGGACACCACCTGTCCTCAGCCCATCTGTTGCAGTTGTAGTTGTCCACTGCGTTGTCACAGGTAAAGCACTTGAAACTGTTTGGGAATGGAGTGGCTtgaaagggttaaaaaaaaaaaaaaaagtatgataATACAGTCAGCTGGGAAGtattgagaaaaaaatgaaaatattcaaaattatgCTCGCACGTGGATgtatttacagaaataaattatatatatttacatcTTTTCACTGTTAGACAAATAAAACAAGTTTTGCAGaaagctttctttttccctctagGCTTGAACTCAAAAAATATCCTGATGTTTTCACTCTCATAATCCAAAATTGAGGCAGtggtgggaaaagcaggaaagaggGAAGAGTTTATCTCCCTCCTCATGGAGTAAACATAAATCTGCATTTTCCTCTGATGGaaaaactgcatttccaaaGCAGCTCCAGAGCTTGATCTCCCACTCGGAAGGAGACCTTTAAACAAAAGgtcttttaaaatcttatttccattatttcaaTGAATTATTGGAAGGTGCAGGGTTCATTAGGGGCAGGTATTATTTCCAGCTATTATTTCCTGGCTGGCTTAACGATGCAGATAATGCAAATGAAGGGATGGAACACTGCTGATGCCAGATAAgaggcaagaaaaaaataaaaatacactcTGCCATTAGTGCCAACTGGCTTCACAGGTCCCACAGGGGTTTTAATTACCTTCAGAGTGAATTAATTGCATGCAGCAACACCTATTCCTCCCCTTACAAAACCCCCAACAAGATAAAAGACCAAAACCACCTGTTCTGGATTATTTACCAGGAAACCGCTGCATAATTTCCTCTGCAGGGAGACAGAAATAATACAAGGAAAGCCCTTAAAGTGCCAAAGTCCTTGTGCACCCTTTAATTTGGCAAtgatttgatttattttcatttagtcAACCTATCAAATATTAAGGATAAAGTGCTGTGGGTTGAGAGGcagaatgtttattttaaagtttctttGGAGACGAGAAGCTGACACACAAAGGACCGGAAGGATGGGGCAAATAATTACAATTTTAAGCTAGAATTCCACAGAGAAAAGGCCagaattccatttaaaaaaagctACTTACGGTCTAGTGGAGGCCTGATGTTGTAGAAGTTGATGTTCTCAGCCGAAACCCAATTTCCCGAGAGGATGAGGAACGGGAGAACGGCTCCGGCCAGCGCGCGCCGCAACGCCCCCATCGTGGGCATCACTGCTCAGGGAAATCCCGACCCCTCAGGCCTGGAAAAGCAAGGGAGCACATTATTTAGTGGGAATTGTGAGGGCCTGAGGTGCAGGATGATGGATTTTCTGTGAAATCCTGCTGGAAAGCGTGGCGATCCAGCCGGGAATGCCGGCGAGCTGCTGAGCGGCGCAAAGCTGAGCTGGTGGTGCCTTCTGCTGGCCAGAACCCCTCACAGAGGGCTGGAACTTGCAAAACAAACTCAAGTTCACGTTATTGCTTTCATCTATTTGTCCTCCTGAGCAGAGGGAGCCTTAAAAATTCCTTGAAAGGATTCCTAAAAATCAACAGGATTGAGGTCCTTCAGATCCAACTTGAAACGGCGTGGAACAAACCGCACTAAACGCAGAGAAATCCCAATTTTAACACCAACAACCAATCCCTTGCCtgagagaaataaatttaactTCATCATCTGAAATTTAAGTGCACTTTAAGTGCTGTCACAGCATTAAATTTTTTAAGTGTAAattcaatttctttctttttaagctCATCCCAAGGGAATGCTAAGGAAGATGGCACAGACGTTTTGGAGAAGGGCAAGGTGGAAAGTTCATGGGGATGAGGTGCAATCACCCAAAAATCCATTTATTTGGGGCCCCCGTGGTGCTCTGCCAAGGCTTCAGAGAGAAGAACTGAACGTTTTGCTCAGGTTGGTATTTAGATTTCCACACCTCCAGACAAACAAAGGGAATTGTGGCAAATTCCAGCGACCCTGGAGCCAGGTTTGGATATTACAAATCACAGCCTCACTCCTCCCATGCAAATTCCCAGCAGGACAAACAAGCTGGAGTGGAGGCTCCTGCCAAACCAGAGCCAAAGGCATTCCCTCCAAATTTCCAGGCACaccctggccaggctggaaatggTGCTCAGCAGAGAATTCCaggaatttcccttttttccctgcatttttttgattggttggggtttttccttttccagtggagaTGGTTTTGCCAACCAAGTAAACAACAGAATTTTAGGAATTGTGAATTTTATTGTGAATTTAACCATACTGCTTGAGATCTGCTGATTAAACCTTGGATTTATGGATATATTTCAGGAGATATTCCAAAGTCATAGCCTACCTCTGCTCCCTGTGTACTTCCAACACTGTTTTCCATAGGATGGTCCAGATTTCTtctggctgcagcccaggatCAGAAGGATTAGGCAGAAGAATCTGTGGAGAGCAAACAGCAACAGATCAccaaaattctgttttcaagaaacaaaacagcatTAAATTAAGATAAAGATTAGGTTTTTATAACGAAATATCCAAAGGGGCACTTGAACTACACAATATGGCTCTTACTGAGCGCTGTGACGCTGCAGAAATTGAAATTCCCTCCTTCCTGCCATATTCCAGTGCCataaaagacaaataaaagacaaaaagtgAAGGAATGAGGCTCAGTCCACCCCTGAGGATGAGTTTCCTCCAAGAAAACCACTACTGAGGGGATGACCTGGGTGGGACCACACCAGTGAACATTCCCATTCCAGAGCTATCCCAACTTTCCCCAGGATTCCTGACAAAATATAATATACTAATACTAGGTAATTAA
This is a stretch of genomic DNA from Anomalospiza imberbis isolate Cuckoo-Finch-1a 21T00152 chromosome 7, ASM3175350v1, whole genome shotgun sequence. It encodes these proteins:
- the LYPD6B gene encoding ly6/PLAUR domain-containing protein 6B, translating into MPTMGALRRALAGAVLPFLILSGNWVSAENINFYNIRPPLDPTPFPNSFKCFTCDNAVDNYNCNRWAEDRWCPESTRYCLTAHLFTARGESTSVTKRCATGEECHLVGCHRRGDSGHTECVSCCEGMICNVEIPTNATNAVFAVLQARRTAAGSRALPSLVALVTLVTLVTMALS